One window of Apium graveolens cultivar Ventura unplaced genomic scaffold, ASM990537v1 ctg7362, whole genome shotgun sequence genomic DNA carries:
- the LOC141704054 gene encoding uncharacterized protein LOC141704054, translating to MGAQSLASSNAYFQGAVRQAESWKRASDKADNALRRQQKKYATLEKKLKRKEEELGESNAELVVLRAEKDKAIDNYLDSEEFAQSMRIRDDSVFPGFFRTGWDTALGTVNEACPDINPADYICPDDEALLQRFRTRVVVSDHVPQDPLLPPP from the exons atgggagctcagtctctggcttcg tctaacgcctattttcaaggcgctgtgaggcaagccgaatcatggaagcgggcttctgataaggccgataatgccctcaggaggcaacagaagaagtacgctaccctggagaagaagctcaagcgcaaggaggaagaactcggagagtctaacgccgagctggtggtacttcgggcggagaaggataaagctatagacaactatctggactcggaggagtttgcccaatccatgaggattagggatgattcagtctttcctgggttttttaggactggttgggacacggcccttgggaccgtgaacgaggcttgtcctgatattaacccggcggactatatctgccctgatgacgaggctttgctacagaggtttcgtacccgagtagttgtctcagaccatgttcctcaggatccactccttcctcctcccga